The following are encoded in a window of Desulfobacterales bacterium genomic DNA:
- a CDS encoding PaaI family thioesterase has protein sequence MIPQPTSRTCFVCGRENPYSLRLQWFNNPEANRVEADLVIPDQYNSYPGVAHGGVVAAILDETAGRSLMLDGNFDNLFVTLKLEVKYRKITPTNTPLRVFGRILRQGKNRAQAVGELCLADGTVTATCTAVLVSPPKEVTDRWKEEKPYWDARKPPARPGQSRPDRQDHSSETIC, from the coding sequence ATGATACCACAGCCAACTTCGCGGACCTGTTTTGTCTGCGGCCGGGAAAATCCCTACAGTTTAAGGCTGCAATGGTTTAATAATCCGGAAGCCAACCGGGTTGAGGCGGATCTGGTGATTCCGGATCAATACAATTCGTATCCGGGGGTGGCTCATGGCGGTGTTGTGGCGGCGATTCTCGACGAAACCGCCGGACGATCGCTCATGCTCGACGGCAACTTTGACAATCTGTTTGTTACGTTAAAACTTGAAGTCAAGTATCGGAAAATTACGCCTACCAATACACCGCTGAGAGTCTTCGGGCGCATACTCCGCCAGGGCAAAAACCGTGCGCAGGCAGTCGGGGAACTGTGCCTTGCGGACGGCACCGTTACCGCAACGTGCACGGCGGTGCTCGTCAGCCCTCCCAAAGAGGTCACGGACCGATGGAAAGAAGAAAAACCTTACTGGGATGCCCGGAAACCTCCGGCCCGACCCGGTCAAAGCAGGCCAGACAGACAGGATCACTCCAGTGAAACGATTTGCTGA
- a CDS encoding histidine kinase, with product MNDMAHIINSLPVAAIFHASPVGIEIYDAECRLMDANPAALQLFGITDAAAMARVSLSEKMGIRKEQLRPLQFGKSIRFEHIYDFEKNRNRHLFPTSKTGIVHLDIWMMPLNKDGSRLPQGYLVQYQDISEGKRSEAQFYNVTRRLFKVQETERQNISLYLHDSLAQDLSTLKIGMDLMHGEHTQIPADIRQKIAAISSRLQQTIQEVRDLSYNLHPSILDNLGLVPGIQQLCMNFSDKTGIHLNFFSAGFEGITLDFEMNIHLYRMVQEALDLIRTQSKATQAIIKIVASYPNVLIRIEDDGNMINVNESPTDERNGKQMRGHSLSERIRLLNGTIKFNSCRAKGNRIFMEVPYNEKVHSEQCLAHPIRHGAMEQIKMFR from the coding sequence ATGAACGATATGGCTCATATCATTAATTCTCTGCCGGTAGCTGCAATTTTTCATGCCTCTCCGGTCGGAATTGAGATTTATGATGCTGAATGCAGGCTGATGGATGCCAATCCTGCTGCGTTACAGTTGTTTGGCATTACGGATGCGGCAGCCATGGCCCGTGTTTCCCTGTCCGAAAAAATGGGTATCCGGAAGGAACAACTCAGGCCGTTGCAATTCGGCAAGTCCATTCGATTCGAGCATATCTATGATTTTGAAAAAAACAGGAACCGGCATCTGTTTCCAACCTCAAAGACCGGCATTGTTCATCTGGATATATGGATGATGCCCCTGAATAAGGATGGCTCCCGGTTGCCTCAGGGATACCTGGTTCAATATCAGGATATATCCGAAGGTAAACGTTCCGAAGCGCAATTTTATAATGTAACCCGAAGGCTTTTCAAGGTTCAGGAAACAGAACGGCAGAATATTTCATTATATCTGCACGACAGCCTGGCTCAGGATCTTTCGACGTTGAAAATCGGGATGGATCTGATGCATGGCGAACACACTCAAATACCGGCGGATATCCGGCAGAAGATAGCCGCCATTTCATCCAGGTTGCAACAAACCATCCAGGAGGTACGGGACCTGTCGTATAACCTTCACCCGTCAATTTTAGATAATCTGGGCCTGGTACCTGGAATTCAGCAGCTGTGCATGAATTTTTCGGATAAAACCGGAATTCATCTGAATTTTTTTTCGGCGGGCTTTGAAGGGATCACATTGGATTTTGAGATGAACATACATCTGTACCGCATGGTTCAGGAAGCACTTGACCTCATCAGAACTCAGTCAAAGGCAACCCAGGCAATCATCAAAATAGTGGCATCCTATCCCAACGTCTTGATTCGGATTGAGGATGATGGGAACATGATCAACGTGAACGAATCGCCAACAGATGAGCGCAATGGAAAACAAATGCGGGGGCACAGCCTGTCGGAGCGGATCCGGCTGTTGAATGGAACGATAAAATTTAATTCATGCCGTGCCAAAGGCAATAGAATTTTTATGGAAGTGCCGTATAACGAGAAAGTTCATTCGGAACAGTGTCTGGCGCATCCGATTCGCCACGGTGCAATGGAGCAGATCAAAATGTTTCGGTGA
- a CDS encoding PocR ligand-binding domain-containing protein codes for MNQYSFSDLLDIDQIQQMMDLFYKATGIPVGIIDIDGDILVATGWQDICLKFHRLHPDTCRRCRESDDYIKSHLEPGKYIEYRCKNGLWDLGVPITVSGSHLATLFLGQFFYEDEQPDIDFFRKQADAFGFEVQSYLDALKRVPIFSREKVRAIMEFYVGFVNFLSALGLKNLALADDISHREIIEKQLKNNLNFMETLIDTIPNPVYYKNTDGIYLGCNQTFSDSIFNMPREKIIGHSLIELIERLPGNVADFYRMKDKELIQHPGTQTCEVRYPDQYGNRRDFIINKATYTDEAGKVSGIVGVFSDMTEKNIAEERLKESETRYRDLYENAPTPYFSIRPEDGAILKFNTAATKLLGYDPDTLSNMMVFDLYADTPNGIPKAKQIFNQFVSGKPVHDFEIQMKHQNGAPLWVSLSVEPVIDEQGRIIESRSVVLDISERKRMEDQLQQVHKMEAIGTLAGGIAHDFNNILSAIIGYSEIAMIDSADTGKVKDALQQVLKAGDRARDLINQILMFSKQSIMEKKPINISYIIKDSLKLLKATLPSTIQIHQFIETHIPAVSADPTQLHQVVINLCTNAAHAMEAHGGIMEIHLKEVELDSKEAAGYTGLAPGRYVKLLIRDTGHGMDRETVNRLFDPYFTTKEPGRGTGLGLAVVHGIVKHHGGAIKVYSQPGIGSDFHICFPVEKQNVTFEPEPAQTIYTGSERILFVDDEAFLVDLVRQMLEKLGYRVESRTDPVEALDLFKSDPFAFDLIITDLTMPGLTGITLSEKIHQIRPEIPIILCSGYAEKLRDETVRRTGIKKFLVKPFTLSSLSGMVYKALKKTDPL; via the coding sequence ATGAACCAATATTCATTTTCTGATCTGCTGGATATTGATCAGATTCAGCAGATGATGGATCTGTTTTATAAGGCGACCGGCATTCCTGTCGGCATTATCGATATTGATGGAGATATTCTGGTTGCTACCGGATGGCAGGATATCTGTCTCAAATTTCACCGGCTTCATCCTGACACGTGCAGGCGCTGCAGGGAAAGTGATGATTATATTAAATCGCATTTGGAACCCGGGAAATATATTGAATATCGATGCAAAAATGGTCTCTGGGATCTGGGCGTGCCGATAACTGTTTCCGGCAGCCATCTGGCAACCCTGTTTCTCGGGCAGTTTTTTTATGAGGATGAACAGCCGGATATTGATTTTTTCCGGAAGCAGGCCGACGCTTTTGGATTTGAAGTTCAATCGTATCTGGATGCCCTGAAACGGGTTCCGATTTTTTCCCGGGAAAAGGTTCGGGCCATCATGGAGTTTTACGTCGGCTTTGTAAATTTTTTATCCGCTCTGGGGCTTAAAAACCTTGCGCTGGCAGATGATATTTCCCATCGGGAAATTATCGAAAAACAGTTGAAGAATAATCTGAACTTTATGGAGACCCTGATCGATACGATTCCGAACCCGGTGTATTACAAAAATACGGACGGCATTTACCTTGGCTGCAATCAAACATTTTCCGATTCGATCTTCAACATGCCCCGGGAGAAAATCATCGGCCACTCGCTCATTGAGCTGATTGAAAGGCTCCCCGGGAATGTTGCCGATTTCTACCGTATGAAAGATAAGGAATTGATTCAACATCCCGGTACGCAAACCTGCGAGGTCCGATATCCCGATCAATACGGTAACCGACGGGATTTTATAATAAACAAAGCCACCTATACGGACGAAGCGGGTAAGGTGTCCGGTATTGTGGGTGTTTTTTCGGATATGACCGAAAAGAACATTGCCGAAGAACGCCTGAAAGAGAGCGAAACACGGTATCGGGATCTGTATGAAAATGCGCCTACCCCCTATTTTTCCATCAGGCCGGAAGATGGCGCCATATTAAAATTCAATACAGCTGCGACAAAATTATTGGGTTATGATCCGGATACGCTGTCAAACATGATGGTGTTTGACCTGTACGCCGACACACCGAATGGAATTCCTAAAGCAAAACAGATTTTCAACCAGTTTGTATCCGGAAAACCGGTTCATGATTTTGAAATTCAGATGAAACATCAAAACGGCGCACCCCTGTGGGTCAGCTTGTCGGTCGAGCCGGTAATTGATGAACAGGGCCGTATCATCGAAAGCAGATCCGTCGTTCTCGATATTTCCGAACGCAAACGGATGGAGGATCAGTTGCAGCAGGTTCATAAAATGGAAGCCATCGGGACCCTTGCCGGCGGTATTGCCCATGATTTTAACAATATTCTCAGTGCGATCATCGGATACAGTGAAATTGCCATGATCGACAGTGCAGATACCGGTAAGGTAAAAGATGCATTGCAACAGGTACTCAAGGCCGGAGATCGAGCCAGGGATCTGATCAATCAGATCCTGATGTTCAGCAAACAAAGTATCATGGAAAAAAAGCCGATCAACATCTCCTATATCATCAAGGATTCGCTCAAGCTCTTAAAAGCCACGTTGCCCAGCACCATACAGATTCACCAGTTTATCGAAACCCATATACCTGCTGTGTCGGCAGACCCCACACAACTGCATCAGGTGGTGATCAACCTGTGTACGAATGCGGCCCATGCCATGGAAGCGCACGGCGGTATTATGGAAATTCATCTGAAAGAAGTTGAATTGGATTCAAAAGAGGCTGCCGGATATACGGGGCTGGCTCCAGGCCGTTACGTAAAACTGTTGATCAGGGATACCGGTCATGGCATGGATCGGGAAACAGTGAATCGATTATTTGATCCGTACTTTACGACGAAAGAACCCGGCAGGGGGACCGGGCTCGGGCTGGCCGTCGTTCATGGAATTGTCAAGCATCATGGGGGGGCCATAAAGGTGTACAGCCAGCCGGGCATCGGAAGCGATTTTCACATATGTTTTCCGGTTGAAAAACAGAACGTTACCTTTGAACCGGAACCGGCTCAAACAATTTATACGGGCAGTGAACGAATTTTATTTGTTGACGATGAAGCATTTTTAGTCGATCTGGTTCGGCAGATGCTTGAAAAGCTGGGGTATCGGGTCGAAAGCCGGACAGATCCGGTTGAGGCGCTGGATTTGTTCAAGTCGGACCCTTTTGCGTTTGATTTGATTATAACGGATTTGACCATGCCCGGTTTAACGGGAATTACACTTTCTGAAAAAATCCATCAAATACGTCCGGAAATCCCCATCATCCTGTGTTCCGGATATGCTGAAAAACTCAGGGATGAAACGGTCCGGAGGACGGGCATAAAAAAATTTCTCGTAAAACCGTTTACCTTGAGCAGCCTTTCCGGGATGGTTTACAAAGCATTGAAAAAAACCGACCCCCTGTGA
- a CDS encoding serine/threonine protein kinase: protein MNFTELTPEIIFNSAEMATGKSMSGLIYPLPSYINRVYELQDTDGCRLIAKFYRSGRWTYEALVDEHLFIQDCLEDELPVIAARTLTNGSTLFQLNGLYFSIFPKRFGRQFEVKSDEDWKRIGRLVARIHIAGCRRSADSRVKLNPRISTAQDIDHLIDGGFIPPSHRDAFKDITQKILDEISSRFDDIETIRLHGDCHPGNLLEHPDEGIRIIDFDDMMIGPPVHDIWLLLPGRQNQCDQEIRLILQGYEQFREFDRKTLGLIEPLRAMRIIYFLAWCSRQKEDFKFKDTFPDWGSPNFWQRETSDLIRQYHAIIEHNSNLGGNRIVIP, encoded by the coding sequence ATGAATTTTACCGAACTTACACCGGAAATTATCTTTAATTCCGCTGAAATGGCTACCGGAAAGTCCATGTCCGGGCTGATTTACCCGCTTCCCAGTTACATCAACCGGGTGTATGAACTGCAGGATACCGATGGATGCCGCCTGATTGCCAAATTTTATCGTTCCGGCAGATGGACCTATGAAGCACTTGTGGACGAGCACCTTTTTATACAGGACTGTCTGGAAGATGAGTTGCCCGTCATAGCGGCCCGGACATTAACCAACGGTTCAACCCTTTTTCAGCTCAACGGACTGTACTTTTCCATCTTTCCCAAACGCTTTGGCCGTCAGTTTGAAGTAAAATCAGATGAAGACTGGAAGCGAATCGGAAGACTGGTCGCCAGGATTCATATTGCCGGGTGCCGGAGATCAGCCGATTCCCGGGTAAAATTAAATCCGCGGATATCCACGGCGCAGGACATCGACCACCTGATTGACGGCGGGTTTATCCCCCCCTCGCATCGAGACGCGTTCAAGGACATTACGCAAAAAATTCTCGATGAAATATCCAGCCGTTTTGATGATATCGAAACCATCCGTTTGCATGGGGACTGCCACCCGGGAAATCTGCTGGAACATCCGGATGAAGGTATCCGGATCATCGACTTTGACGACATGATGATCGGGCCGCCGGTTCATGATATATGGTTACTTCTTCCGGGCCGGCAGAATCAATGCGATCAGGAAATACGGTTGATTCTCCAGGGCTATGAGCAATTCAGAGAATTTGACAGAAAAACGCTGGGTCTTATTGAACCGCTCAGGGCCATGAGAATAATCTATTTTCTGGCCTGGTGCAGCCGTCAGAAGGAAGATTTTAAATTTAAGGATACCTTCCCTGACTGGGGCAGCCCGAATTTCTGGCAAAGAGAAACCTCGGATTTAATCCGTCAATATCATGCCATTATCGAGCACAACAGCAATTTGGGAGGCAATCGGATCGTGATACCGTGA
- a CDS encoding 2-amino-3,7-dideoxy-D-threo-hept-6-ulosonate synthase, with product MTILGKQIRMERIINRNTGRTVIVPMDHGISVGPIDGLKDMKSAIQQVAEGGANAIVEHKGLIAEGHRGRGQDIGLIIHLSASTSLSVYPNAKTLVCSVEEAIKLGADAVSIHVNLGNGQEREMLKDFGRVSYEARTWGLPLLAMIYPRGEKIRDEYDVNVIKHAARVGNEMGADIVKVSYTGSAESFAEVVEGCSIPVVIAGGAKMNSDREILDMVKGSIDAGGAGVSIGRNVFQHKNPRAMVQAISAIVHDGLSVENALQLLV from the coding sequence ATGACAATTCTGGGAAAACAGATTCGAATGGAACGAATTATTAACCGGAATACAGGCAGAACCGTCATTGTTCCGATGGACCACGGCATATCGGTCGGGCCGATCGACGGGTTAAAAGACATGAAAAGCGCCATTCAGCAGGTGGCCGAAGGCGGCGCTAACGCCATCGTGGAACATAAGGGGCTTATAGCCGAAGGGCATCGCGGACGTGGCCAGGACATCGGTTTGATCATCCACCTGTCCGCATCGACATCGCTTTCGGTTTACCCGAATGCCAAAACGCTGGTATGTTCGGTTGAGGAAGCCATCAAACTCGGGGCTGACGCGGTCTCCATTCATGTCAATCTGGGAAATGGCCAGGAAAGAGAAATGCTGAAGGATTTCGGCAGGGTCAGCTACGAGGCCAGAACATGGGGACTTCCGCTGCTGGCAATGATTTATCCGAGAGGGGAGAAGATCAGGGATGAATATGATGTCAATGTGATCAAGCACGCGGCCCGGGTCGGAAATGAAATGGGCGCGGACATTGTAAAAGTGTCGTATACCGGTTCGGCGGAATCATTTGCCGAAGTGGTTGAAGGATGTTCCATTCCCGTGGTGATTGCCGGTGGGGCTAAAATGAATTCCGACCGGGAAATACTTGACATGGTCAAAGGTTCTATAGATGCCGGCGGGGCAGGGGTATCCATCGGGCGAAATGTTTTCCAGCATAAAAATCCCCGGGCTATGGTTCAGGCCATTTCAGCGATTGTTCATGATGGCTTGAGCGTGGAAAACGCGTTGCAACTGCTTGTGTAA
- a CDS encoding 3-dehydroquinate synthase II — protein sequence MMRKIWVNVDPWNKALVTAAIEGGADAVRVPEGFSEKVKQLGLIRTLSEDGDLKPGEDVVCFTIQSGEDEETIVKLSRQKQVIVTCSDWTVIPLENLIARGAEVIAQVSSFEEAQTAFGILEKGVRHLMVHTDSVAELKKILSLLGSDQGSTPLETAEITDIRAVGMGDRVCIDTCTSMMPGQGMLVGNSSSALFLIHSESVSNPYVAPRPFRVNAGAVHAYIRVPEGKTRYLSELTAGDPVLIVDFQGKTTVATVGRIKIEKRPMMLIQARAGERMISTIVQNAETIRLTDPEGHPVSVVRLAPGDKVRVAVETCARHFGYKIEETITER from the coding sequence ATGATGCGAAAAATCTGGGTAAATGTCGATCCATGGAATAAAGCGCTGGTGACGGCCGCCATTGAAGGCGGTGCGGATGCGGTGAGGGTTCCTGAGGGATTTTCGGAAAAGGTCAAACAGCTCGGTCTGATCCGGACCCTGTCTGAAGACGGGGATCTGAAGCCGGGTGAAGATGTCGTCTGCTTTACCATTCAAAGCGGTGAAGATGAAGAAACCATCGTGAAGCTGAGCCGGCAGAAGCAGGTCATTGTGACATGCAGCGACTGGACGGTCATTCCCCTTGAAAACCTGATTGCCAGGGGCGCTGAGGTCATCGCACAGGTTTCATCCTTTGAAGAGGCGCAGACCGCTTTTGGTATTCTTGAAAAAGGGGTTCGCCACCTGATGGTTCATACGGACAGTGTGGCGGAACTCAAGAAAATTTTATCCCTGCTCGGAAGTGATCAAGGTTCCACGCCGCTTGAAACCGCGGAAATCACGGATATCCGCGCCGTCGGAATGGGAGACAGGGTCTGCATCGACACCTGCACCTCCATGATGCCGGGGCAGGGCATGCTTGTCGGAAACAGCAGCAGCGCCTTGTTTCTGATTCATTCGGAAAGCGTTTCAAATCCGTATGTTGCGCCCAGACCCTTCAGGGTAAATGCCGGAGCGGTTCATGCCTATATCCGGGTTCCGGAGGGAAAAACCCGCTACCTTTCCGAATTGACGGCCGGTGATCCGGTGCTGATCGTGGATTTTCAGGGAAAAACGACCGTTGCCACGGTGGGACGGATCAAGATCGAAAAAAGGCCCATGATGCTGATTCAGGCCAGGGCAGGGGAACGGATGATTTCCACCATAGTCCAGAATGCGGAAACCATCCGCCTGACAGATCCCGAGGGACATCCCGTATCTGTTGTTCGGCTGGCACCGGGAGACAAGGTGCGGGTGGCGGTTGAAACATGCGCCCGGCATTTCGGCTATAAAATAGAAGAGACCATCACCGAAAGATGA
- the pheA gene encoding prephenate dehydratase has protein sequence MKSKDNNDITGGSGTDGIRKFITEINEIDETLLSLINRRLLISERIGKSDDQNRHHDMDEITHHAAIERLAQINQGLLTPDVIRHVFTEIYSACRDIQLPAVVSYLGPEATFTHMAAIKHFGHSPRLMPQPAIRDIFFETEKGNSRFGVVPVENSIEGAVNYTLDLFFESELKICAELYLPVSHLLMSNEGALNRIKVVYSHPQAFAQCREWLRHHLPHAALEHCNSTADAARLASNQPASAAVAGKEAAGLYKLGVLASGIEDIPNNVTRFLVIGNKENPETGNDKTTLLFVTGHVPGALYNALSPLAAAGVNMLKLESRPVKHQSWNYFFFVDLDGHMDDPHIKDTIRQMEKQCMYLKWLGSYPKGMKR, from the coding sequence ATGAAATCAAAGGATAATAACGACATAACCGGCGGTTCCGGTACAGACGGAATTCGGAAGTTCATCACCGAGATTAATGAAATTGATGAAACCCTGTTGAGTCTGATCAATCGGAGGCTGTTGATTTCCGAACGAATAGGTAAGTCAGATGATCAAAACCGTCATCATGATATGGATGAGATCACCCATCATGCGGCAATTGAACGGCTGGCGCAGATCAATCAGGGCCTGTTGACGCCTGATGTCATCCGGCATGTATTTACGGAAATTTACAGCGCCTGCCGTGACATTCAGCTTCCCGCGGTGGTCAGCTACTTAGGGCCCGAAGCGACATTTACGCATATGGCGGCTATCAAACATTTCGGCCATTCTCCCCGATTGATGCCCCAGCCTGCGATTCGGGATATTTTTTTCGAAACGGAAAAAGGCAACAGCCGGTTCGGGGTGGTCCCGGTTGAAAATTCAATTGAAGGCGCGGTCAATTATACACTGGATCTGTTTTTCGAATCCGAATTGAAGATCTGTGCTGAATTATATCTGCCCGTATCTCATTTATTGATGTCGAATGAAGGGGCGCTGAACCGAATAAAAGTAGTGTACTCACACCCGCAGGCATTCGCGCAGTGCCGGGAATGGTTGAGGCATCATCTGCCTCATGCCGCACTTGAACACTGCAACAGCACGGCGGATGCCGCCAGGCTGGCATCGAATCAACCGGCATCGGCAGCGGTTGCCGGAAAAGAAGCCGCCGGATTATATAAACTCGGCGTCCTGGCCTCCGGCATCGAGGACATTCCCAATAATGTCACGCGGTTTCTGGTCATCGGGAATAAAGAAAATCCGGAAACCGGAAACGACAAGACCACCCTGCTCTTTGTAACGGGCCATGTTCCGGGAGCATTATACAACGCATTATCCCCTCTGGCGGCAGCGGGCGTCAACATGCTCAAACTCGAATCAAGACCGGTGAAACACCAGTCCTGGAACTACTTTTTCTTTGTCGATCTTGACGGACACATGGATGATCCGCATATAAAGGATACGATCAGACAAATGGAAAAACAGTGCATGTATCTGAAATGGCTGGGATCTTATCCGAAAGGGATGAAGAGATAG
- a CDS encoding shikimate dehydrogenase codes for MINSNTSLYAVIGNPVFHSMSPVMHNSAFQYVGYDGVYTAFTVTDIESAVTGIRALGIRGVSVTIPHKVSVMKYLDDVDCAARAIGAVNTIINRDQMLIGYNSDGLGAVRALEEHTSLRGKTVAILGAGGAARAIGHAVMAEGGHVTLFNRTAEAGKKLAADLGADFCPLSDNRRLNCQVLINTTPVGMIPETEAMPIRAQWLEKDMIVMDIVYHPLKTRLLREAQRRGCITIDGLSMFVYQGAFQFELWTGKKAPVEVMRKAVLQELTS; via the coding sequence ATGATTAATTCTAATACATCTTTGTATGCGGTGATCGGAAATCCTGTTTTTCACAGTATGAGCCCGGTCATGCATAACAGCGCTTTTCAATACGTTGGATATGACGGGGTATATACCGCATTTACCGTTACGGACATTGAATCGGCCGTCACCGGGATCAGAGCGCTCGGGATCAGGGGGGTGAGCGTCACCATTCCCCATAAGGTTTCGGTCATGAAATATCTGGATGATGTGGATTGCGCAGCCCGCGCAATCGGAGCTGTCAATACCATCATCAACCGGGACCAGATGCTGATCGGATATAATTCGGACGGTCTGGGTGCGGTTCGGGCACTGGAGGAACACACCTCTCTCCGGGGAAAAACCGTCGCCATCCTGGGCGCCGGTGGTGCGGCCCGGGCCATCGGCCATGCGGTGATGGCAGAAGGCGGGCATGTGACCCTCTTCAACCGGACGGCCGAAGCCGGAAAGAAGCTGGCCGCCGATCTGGGTGCGGACTTTTGTCCGCTTTCTGACAACCGCCGGTTGAATTGCCAGGTTCTGATCAATACCACACCGGTGGGCATGATTCCGGAAACAGAGGCGATGCCCATCAGGGCGCAATGGCTGGAAAAGGACATGATCGTGATGGATATTGTGTACCATCCGCTGAAAACCCGGTTGCTGAGGGAGGCCCAGCGCCGGGGCTGCATCACGATTGACGGGCTGTCCATGTTCGTCTATCAGGGCGCCTTTCAATTTGAGCTGTGGACGGGAAAAAAAGCCCCGGTCGAGGTCATGAGAAAGGCAGTGCTACAGGAATTGACATCATGA
- the aroA gene encoding 3-phosphoshikimate 1-carboxyvinyltransferase: protein MIIKTHPIKKSTIMVPGSKSYTHRMLVAASLSDGICDIGNVLESEDTALTQGALAQLGIVFEKQNGRLIVHGTGGRFDAGNRSLYLGNSGTSMRFVTALASLGHGTYTLDGSARMQKRPIGDLVDGLRQIGVRAQSIHHDGCPPIEVAGENVRGGSMSLDCSISSQFLSALLMIAPCTQNGIDITITRGPVSRPYIDMTIDIMNRFGIKVFREGYRHFKVDGGQTYRHGTYEVEPDCSQAGYFWAAAAITGVAVTVKGTSRQSLQGDVHLTDVFEKMGCRVTEDADGITVCGNRLSGVDVDMADMPDMVPTLALVAAFAEGATVMRHIAHLRAKESDRLAAVATELSKMGIRAQISADDLIITGGTPHGAQIETYNDHRIAMSFALAGLRVPGVVIADTGCVKKSFPEFWNVFNTLYE, encoded by the coding sequence ATGATTATCAAAACACATCCAATCAAAAAATCGACAATAATGGTACCCGGCTCCAAAAGCTATACCCACCGGATGCTGGTCGCCGCCTCTTTGTCAGACGGCATCTGCGATATCGGCAATGTGCTGGAAAGTGAAGACACCGCATTGACTCAGGGCGCTCTGGCACAGCTGGGCATCGTTTTTGAAAAACAAAATGGCAGGCTCATCGTACACGGGACGGGCGGCAGATTTGACGCCGGAAACAGATCATTATATCTTGGAAATTCAGGCACCTCCATGCGGTTTGTCACGGCCCTGGCGTCCCTCGGGCATGGCACATACACGCTGGACGGCTCGGCCCGGATGCAGAAACGTCCGATCGGCGATCTTGTTGACGGCTTAAGGCAGATCGGGGTAAGGGCGCAGTCGATCCATCACGATGGATGCCCGCCGATTGAAGTTGCGGGCGAAAATGTCAGGGGCGGCAGCATGTCACTGGATTGCAGCATCAGCAGCCAGTTTCTGTCAGCGCTCCTGATGATTGCTCCCTGTACACAAAACGGTATTGACATCACGATTACCAGAGGCCCGGTGTCCAGGCCCTATATCGATATGACCATAGACATCATGAACCGGTTTGGTATAAAGGTATTTCGAGAGGGCTACCGGCATTTTAAGGTCGATGGGGGGCAAACCTACCGGCACGGCACGTATGAAGTGGAGCCTGACTGCTCACAGGCCGGATATTTCTGGGCGGCTGCCGCCATTACCGGTGTTGCTGTAACCGTGAAAGGTACCAGCCGGCAGTCCCTCCAGGGCGATGTTCATCTGACGGATGTTTTTGAGAAAATGGGCTGCCGGGTGACAGAAGACGCGGACGGCATTACGGTTTGCGGCAATCGGCTTAGCGGCGTTGATGTGGACATGGCCGATATGCCGGATATGGTTCCGACCCTGGCGCTCGTTGCCGCCTTTGCCGAAGGCGCCACCGTCATGCGGCATATTGCCCACCTGAGGGCAAAGGAAAGTGATCGGCTGGCGGCCGTGGCTACCGAATTGTCAAAAATGGGAATCCGGGCTCAGATATCTGCTGACGATCTGATCATCACCGGCGGAACCCCTCATGGCGCACAAATCGAAACCTACAATGATCACCGTATTGCCATGAGCTTTGCATTGGCCGGCCTCAGGGTTCCGGGCGTTGTCATAGCCGATACCGGTTGCGTGAAAAAGTCATTTCCGGAATTCTGGAACGTATTCAATACGCTTTATGAATGA
- a CDS encoding shikimate kinase, with the protein MNIFLIGYRGCGKTAVGQKLSTLLKWPFIDTDAMLVKETGMSIADMVAASGWDAFRKKESEIIRSVSCLDRHVIATGGGAVLDPENVACMKKNGLLVWLTASADTIRKRLLKDPGTDAFRPALSSMGTLDETEQVLARRRPVYEAAMDVSVCTDSRDILNICQRILEKVLSAED; encoded by the coding sequence ATGAATATTTTTTTGATCGGATACCGCGGCTGTGGTAAAACGGCCGTGGGCCAGAAGCTTTCAACCCTTTTAAAATGGCCCTTTATTGATACGGATGCCATGCTGGTGAAAGAAACCGGCATGTCCATCGCCGATATGGTGGCTGCATCCGGGTGGGATGCGTTCCGGAAAAAAGAAAGCGAGATTATCCGTTCCGTCTCCTGCCTGGACCGGCATGTCATCGCGACAGGCGGCGGCGCTGTCCTTGATCCGGAAAATGTGGCCTGCATGAAAAAAAACGGGCTGCTCGTCTGGCTGACCGCCTCCGCCGATACCATCAGAAAACGGCTGCTGAAAGATCCGGGTACGGATGCATTCAGACCGGCCTTATCGTCGATGGGCACGCTGGATGAAACCGAACAGGTGCTGGCCCGGCGACGACCGGTTTATGAGGCCGCCATGGATGTATCGGTCTGCACGGACAGCCGGGATATTTTGAACATTTGCCAACGGATTTTAGAAAAAGTGCTGAGTGCTGAGGACTGA